The following proteins are co-located in the Elusimicrobiota bacterium genome:
- a CDS encoding CPBP family intramembrane glutamic endopeptidase has product MNERTVERLRKLAASVLAAALLVTAPGLETARAAGAVVAALGVQSTPAGVPQVGAVSATLSPLLRTDVGLRLEGLEGGKALVLPSAPLVRAGILPAVQGFVPAAKYDGAGTSASAQRPAPEAIVAAQTKLQSPAAVVAAPSASEGRTLVERFTGWFTGAQKGGALETSRAPSTLGALFENGRRANALDESPVPAADEASLSSNGLEASAQEGKGRVSEVPAPEAAKSAAPRSTLSRSVKVGLLMAVIGLVSAFIIPAVAAAFGYQVHSNYRSPASIPLHSLFDVAKVATAASVMAPVTEEVIFRGGLMGGLSWLAAKYTKSTFARVYLPAIVSSVIFVAVHETADPVLFAARLVQSLLFAAVYQKEGIIASMVMHFGNNIIPTIGIVSTWVLGNGSVALLAFVLEAAYAWGAFNDLKAERAQRADGRIVPYRLTPVRALVLAGVAVFGLLVCSLTLKTTLIWGAAALLLLGYALVQGRREGWPWKSPDLGALRASRRGVSEESKSAPAQAVAPASENADAPRAPRRELSRSIKYGFVMAVLSFALSMLLQAAAAKLGLPVPPPTPAGVPAALTALPAAIAAVTVMAPIAEEALFRGGLLRGLGKVFGRIPGTFWSFWLPAVLSSAAFVLFHMNASPLIALMRFASSMFLSWTAHHEGIAAAMAQHSLSNAIEILLPASAMFGPIGGFTAIALMGSLFMKTRQELRTDEPARSAGDIQPYPLTWKSAALLAAVLGAGLFIAPTPLLALIWAAGAAALTGWAGWDYYRTHRSRA; this is encoded by the coding sequence ATGAACGAACGAACCGTCGAACGCCTCCGCAAGCTCGCGGCTTCCGTCCTGGCCGCCGCCCTCCTCGTCACCGCCCCGGGCCTCGAAACGGCCCGGGCGGCCGGCGCCGTCGTCGCGGCGCTCGGGGTCCAGAGCACCCCGGCCGGAGTCCCTCAGGTCGGAGCCGTCTCGGCGACGCTCTCGCCGCTGCTGCGCACGGACGTCGGGCTGCGTCTGGAAGGCCTGGAGGGGGGGAAGGCGCTCGTGCTCCCCTCGGCTCCGCTCGTCCGGGCGGGGATCCTCCCGGCCGTTCAGGGCTTCGTCCCTGCGGCGAAATACGACGGCGCAGGGACGTCCGCATCGGCGCAGAGGCCCGCGCCGGAGGCGATCGTCGCGGCGCAGACGAAGCTGCAGTCACCCGCCGCGGTCGTCGCGGCCCCGAGCGCTTCCGAGGGCAGGACGCTCGTCGAGCGGTTCACGGGCTGGTTCACGGGCGCGCAGAAGGGAGGGGCCCTCGAGACCTCCCGCGCGCCGAGCACGCTCGGCGCGCTCTTCGAGAACGGACGGCGCGCGAACGCCCTCGACGAGTCCCCGGTCCCGGCCGCTGACGAGGCCTCGCTCTCTTCGAACGGCCTCGAGGCGTCCGCGCAGGAAGGGAAGGGACGGGTCTCCGAGGTCCCCGCGCCGGAGGCGGCGAAGTCCGCCGCTCCGCGCTCGACCCTCTCGCGCTCCGTCAAGGTCGGCCTCCTGATGGCGGTCATCGGGCTCGTCAGCGCCTTCATCATCCCCGCCGTCGCGGCGGCTTTCGGCTACCAGGTCCACTCCAACTACCGCTCGCCGGCGAGCATCCCGCTCCACAGCCTCTTCGACGTCGCCAAGGTCGCGACCGCCGCCTCCGTGATGGCTCCCGTCACCGAGGAAGTGATCTTCCGCGGCGGCCTCATGGGCGGGCTCTCCTGGCTCGCGGCGAAGTACACGAAGAGCACGTTCGCGCGGGTCTACCTGCCCGCCATCGTCAGCTCCGTCATCTTCGTCGCCGTGCACGAGACCGCCGATCCCGTCCTCTTCGCCGCGCGCCTCGTCCAGTCCCTGCTGTTCGCGGCCGTCTATCAGAAGGAAGGGATCATCGCCTCCATGGTGATGCACTTCGGCAACAACATCATCCCCACCATCGGGATCGTCAGCACCTGGGTGCTCGGCAACGGCTCCGTCGCCCTCCTCGCCTTCGTCCTCGAGGCGGCCTACGCGTGGGGCGCCTTCAACGACCTGAAGGCCGAGCGCGCCCAGCGCGCCGACGGCCGCATCGTCCCCTATCGGCTGACCCCCGTCCGCGCTCTCGTCCTGGCGGGCGTCGCCGTCTTCGGCCTGCTCGTGTGCAGCCTCACGCTCAAGACCACGCTGATCTGGGGAGCCGCCGCGCTCCTGCTGCTCGGCTACGCCCTGGTCCAGGGACGCAGGGAAGGCTGGCCTTGGAAGAGCCCGGACCTCGGCGCGCTGCGGGCCTCCCGCCGCGGAGTCTCCGAGGAGTCGAAGTCCGCTCCCGCGCAGGCCGTCGCTCCTGCGTCCGAGAACGCGGACGCTCCGAGGGCGCCGCGCCGGGAGCTCTCGCGTTCCATCAAGTACGGCTTCGTCATGGCCGTGCTCTCCTTCGCCCTGAGCATGCTCCTTCAGGCGGCGGCGGCGAAGCTCGGATTGCCCGTCCCGCCGCCGACGCCCGCCGGCGTCCCGGCGGCGCTCACCGCGCTCCCCGCGGCGATCGCCGCCGTCACCGTGATGGCCCCCATCGCCGAGGAGGCGCTCTTCCGCGGCGGTCTCCTGCGCGGCCTCGGGAAGGTCTTCGGCCGCATCCCGGGGACGTTCTGGAGCTTCTGGCTCCCGGCCGTGCTGAGCTCCGCCGCGTTCGTCCTGTTCCACATGAACGCCTCCCCGCTGATCGCGCTCATGCGATTCGCGAGCTCGATGTTCCTCAGCTGGACCGCCCATCACGAAGGCATCGCCGCCGCGATGGCCCAGCACTCCCTCAGCAACGCCATCGAGATCCTGCTCCCCGCGTCGGCGATGTTCGGGCCGATCGGAGGGTTCACGGCCATCGCCCTGATGGGCTCTCTGTTCATGAAGACCCGCCAGGAACTGCGCACCGACGAGCCGGCGCGCTCCGCCGGCGACATCCAGCCCTATCCGCTGACCTGGAAGAGCGCGGCGCTCCTCGCCGCGGTCCTGGGCGCGGGTCTCTTCATCGCTCCGACGCCGCTGCTCGCCCTCATCTGGGCGGCCGGCGCCGCGGCGCTGACGGGCTGGGCCGGCTGGGACTACTACCGCACCCATCGCTCGCGCGCATGA
- a CDS encoding PilZ domain-containing protein, with product MRTLPQAGTARKAATAPKQERRKTDRTPANVPLKGPPAGELKPGGALVELSEGGAAVRLGVRYEKGMVLHLRLPNGIDIQGEVVNILPLEDGTFRHGLWVHRAGPATPQILPPYMGRKRVKAPAQAAAPAPAPVATEEPAEDEEEMRLLGGSN from the coding sequence ATGAGAACACTCCCCCAGGCCGGCACCGCCCGCAAGGCGGCTACCGCACCCAAGCAGGAAAGGCGCAAGACGGACCGCACCCCGGCGAACGTCCCCTTGAAGGGTCCCCCCGCGGGGGAACTCAAGCCCGGAGGAGCCCTCGTGGAGCTCTCCGAAGGCGGGGCCGCCGTCCGGCTCGGCGTCCGCTACGAGAAGGGCATGGTCCTTCACCTGCGGCTGCCCAACGGCATCGACATCCAGGGAGAGGTCGTCAACATCCTTCCGCTCGAGGACGGCACCTTCCGGCACGGACTCTGGGTCCATCGCGCGGGACCGGCGACGCCTCAGATCCTTCCTCCTTACATGGGTCGCAAGCGCGTCAAGGCACCCGCTCAGGCCGCGGCGCCCGCGCCGGCCCCCGTCGCGACGGAGGAGCCGGCCGAGGACGAAGAGGAGATGCGGCTTCTGGGCGGTTCGAACTAG
- a CDS encoding site-2 protease family protein gives MNMKKSIASLLVAALLISIPGPAVQTALAQSVQAAHVSNAVVGGMPVGVAGVQLKTFDATKPGANLSLAVLPTLNDSPKLVVPAASVLSAAKGTEATAALPAAVLQEHHDLGKRYAELSTYMEEAQKADSTWDGAMASTQKELLAIAARVKELETLQPSLRENAPGTMKRLFASIKTFVNARRAVEDPSGAFDNAAQEKKAEAVRLEGEFRSALSRVQGLTETNGTPDAKDIAAVRDLPARIERLKAAPAAVTGAVEAKSSWSSAIGRVAWGATFGVALKSMIGGIFVGLAVGPTTIAFKVFAGSLLFWSILGSIVLHEMGHAWTAEKLGDITPRNSGQLTPNPLRFTGPIGATILLVTGLMGFPAGGFATNPQQSFDSPENRKATGLVAVAGPLVNLAIGLLSVGLIVGLKTFAPGLVAMPWIGGTLRILVMNAIMNFALMLFNLIPFGPLDGQKVLTGLVPEKWHKIIEKVTMWTGILLLGGITIYYLGMSAHTAVTQGGAGTPFGNTGSAFVMAVTANGVALWLGAVWPAIRDFYRGIVERVKEAKILAKGGVALNVTIPMMLGKAPMGVNVPMRFAIPWSWKEGGMTREELSKNDYLVAGVPDLLALPAEQRRVLRATDGEALALDDKFVEDVRVGRLLLLVAKDRSFHIAVPSDVLGGTAEVLELVETGWLASMGDGRRLLKPAEMKLVIGLSKLVGTPIYEMGFAPDAEHPSLARYARTEHGMAFFLREDVIAAVAAAPEKERAEMTSALQAYLLLMILSQTEGPGKLTWIEAEQSFFRSHPAFRAWAAPERLSAPVVVEASAR, from the coding sequence ATGAACATGAAGAAGTCCATCGCATCGCTCCTCGTCGCGGCGCTCCTGATCTCCATCCCGGGCCCGGCCGTCCAGACCGCGCTCGCGCAGAGCGTCCAGGCCGCCCATGTCTCGAACGCCGTCGTCGGCGGCATGCCGGTCGGCGTCGCGGGGGTCCAACTCAAGACTTTCGACGCGACCAAACCGGGGGCGAACCTCTCCCTCGCCGTCCTGCCGACGCTGAACGACTCTCCGAAGCTCGTCGTCCCCGCGGCGTCGGTCCTTTCCGCGGCCAAGGGAACGGAGGCCACCGCGGCGCTCCCCGCCGCCGTCCTCCAGGAGCATCACGACCTCGGGAAGCGCTACGCCGAACTCTCGACCTACATGGAGGAGGCGCAGAAGGCGGACTCCACCTGGGATGGGGCGATGGCCTCGACCCAGAAGGAGCTGCTCGCGATCGCGGCGCGCGTCAAGGAGCTGGAGACCCTCCAGCCTTCTCTGCGTGAGAACGCGCCCGGCACGATGAAGCGTCTCTTCGCGAGCATCAAGACGTTCGTGAACGCGCGCCGGGCCGTCGAGGACCCCTCCGGGGCGTTCGACAACGCCGCGCAGGAGAAGAAGGCGGAGGCCGTCCGTCTCGAGGGAGAATTCCGGTCCGCACTTTCGCGCGTGCAGGGGCTGACGGAAACGAACGGGACGCCCGACGCGAAGGACATCGCCGCCGTCCGGGACCTCCCCGCTCGGATCGAGCGCCTGAAGGCCGCGCCCGCGGCCGTGACGGGCGCCGTCGAGGCCAAGAGCTCGTGGAGCTCGGCCATCGGCCGCGTCGCCTGGGGCGCGACCTTCGGGGTCGCCCTCAAGAGCATGATCGGAGGCATCTTCGTCGGGCTCGCCGTCGGTCCCACCACGATCGCCTTCAAGGTCTTCGCCGGCTCCCTGCTCTTCTGGAGCATCCTCGGCTCCATCGTCCTCCATGAGATGGGGCATGCCTGGACCGCCGAGAAGCTCGGCGACATCACCCCGCGCAACTCCGGTCAGCTCACGCCGAACCCGCTGCGCTTCACCGGACCCATCGGGGCGACCATCCTGCTCGTCACCGGCCTCATGGGCTTCCCCGCCGGCGGCTTCGCCACCAACCCCCAGCAGAGCTTCGACAGCCCCGAGAACCGCAAGGCGACGGGCCTGGTCGCCGTCGCGGGGCCCCTCGTCAACCTCGCCATCGGGCTGCTGAGCGTCGGCCTCATCGTCGGGCTCAAGACGTTCGCTCCGGGTCTGGTGGCCATGCCCTGGATCGGCGGGACGCTGCGCATCCTCGTCATGAACGCCATCATGAACTTCGCGCTCATGCTCTTCAACCTCATCCCCTTCGGCCCGCTCGACGGGCAGAAGGTCCTCACGGGGCTCGTCCCCGAGAAGTGGCATAAGATCATCGAGAAGGTCACGATGTGGACCGGCATCCTCCTGCTGGGCGGGATCACGATCTACTACCTCGGGATGAGCGCCCACACCGCCGTCACGCAGGGGGGAGCCGGCACGCCCTTCGGCAACACGGGCAGCGCCTTCGTCATGGCCGTCACCGCCAACGGCGTCGCGCTGTGGCTGGGCGCGGTCTGGCCGGCGATCCGGGACTTCTACCGCGGGATCGTCGAGCGGGTGAAGGAGGCGAAGATCCTCGCGAAAGGCGGGGTCGCCCTCAACGTGACCATCCCGATGATGCTGGGGAAGGCTCCCATGGGGGTGAACGTCCCCATGCGCTTCGCGATCCCCTGGTCGTGGAAGGAGGGGGGGATGACGCGGGAGGAACTCTCCAAGAACGACTACCTCGTCGCGGGAGTCCCGGACCTGCTGGCCCTTCCCGCCGAGCAGCGCCGCGTGCTCCGCGCGACCGACGGCGAGGCCCTCGCGCTCGACGACAAGTTCGTCGAGGACGTCCGCGTCGGCCGGCTCCTCCTGCTCGTCGCCAAGGACCGCTCGTTCCACATCGCCGTCCCCTCCGACGTCCTCGGCGGGACCGCCGAGGTCCTGGAGCTCGTCGAGACCGGCTGGCTCGCGTCGATGGGGGATGGCCGGCGTCTGCTCAAGCCCGCGGAGATGAAGCTCGTCATCGGGCTGAGCAAGCTGGTCGGGACGCCGATCTACGAGATGGGCTTCGCGCCCGACGCCGAGCATCCCTCGCTCGCGCGCTACGCCCGGACGGAGCACGGCATGGCGTTCTTCCTGCGCGAGGACGTCATCGCGGCCGTCGCCGCGGCGCCGGAGAAGGAGCGCGCGGAGATGACGAGCGCCCTGCAGGCGTACCTCCTGCTCATGATCCTCTCTCAGACCGAAGGCCCGGGTAAGCTGACCTGGATCGAAGCCGAGCAGTCGTTCTTCCGTTCCCATCCGGCGTTCCGGGCCTGGGCGGCGCCGGAGCGCCTGTCGGCGCCGGTCGTCGTCGAAGCGTCCGCACGCTGA
- a CDS encoding CPBP family intramembrane glutamic endopeptidase gives MSRRLLAVLLSSALLQGAVVPAALAQTVVGTLAASRGAVTPLAFVSPSVMSSLPGLNVGIRLETGTLPSLNALPQLRSNAVAPAPAGFVPSAFVAPKAAATASPGAHVAALTTVRVDARTPVVGELLQTGKELSNDADGKNTPGVLRRLFELGGLRRSAQDEALPTDASGTAARPVEGPAPSSVEGLKPSVETSASAAAIPAPATPEGTPPSFKRAAILGFLLAGVQLTLEYVVPLVAAYFGYECHANYAAKVFGAGNPLFPAREPSLAGVVGMAFKGGLLAPLVEEVLYRAGVMEWVLKGLTRLGIPRAAPWIAALSTSLFFVCLHETADPLMIGIRLVGALMLSYAYYKEGLMSSIVMHALHNGFPGVQAVLRVGVGPDAKTLFTVAAALVYAGLAWLLVKLLRKGPQGAVSNRRYPWPEDVK, from the coding sequence ATGAGCCGGCGCCTTCTCGCCGTCCTGCTGTCCTCGGCCCTCCTTCAGGGAGCCGTCGTCCCCGCGGCGCTCGCGCAGACGGTCGTCGGGACCCTCGCGGCGTCGCGCGGGGCGGTGACTCCGCTCGCCTTCGTCTCTCCGTCCGTCATGAGCAGCCTCCCGGGCCTGAACGTCGGCATCCGGCTGGAGACCGGGACGCTGCCCTCGCTGAACGCGCTCCCGCAGCTCCGTTCGAACGCCGTCGCGCCCGCGCCCGCGGGCTTCGTCCCCTCCGCGTTCGTCGCCCCGAAAGCCGCTGCGACGGCTTCGCCCGGCGCGCACGTCGCGGCCCTCACGACGGTCCGCGTGGACGCCCGCACTCCCGTCGTGGGGGAGCTGCTCCAGACGGGAAAGGAGCTTTCCAACGACGCGGACGGGAAGAACACCCCGGGAGTGCTGAGGCGGCTCTTCGAGCTCGGCGGCCTGCGTCGCTCCGCGCAGGACGAAGCGCTCCCGACGGACGCCTCCGGGACGGCCGCGCGTCCCGTCGAAGGGCCCGCCCCGAGCTCTGTCGAGGGGCTGAAGCCGTCCGTCGAGACCTCCGCGAGCGCCGCGGCCATCCCGGCGCCCGCGACTCCGGAGGGGACGCCGCCGTCCTTCAAGCGCGCCGCGATCCTCGGCTTCCTCCTGGCGGGGGTGCAGCTGACCCTCGAGTACGTCGTCCCGCTCGTCGCCGCCTACTTCGGCTACGAGTGCCATGCGAACTACGCCGCGAAGGTCTTCGGCGCGGGCAACCCGCTCTTCCCCGCGCGCGAGCCCTCGCTCGCCGGGGTCGTGGGCATGGCCTTCAAAGGCGGCCTCCTGGCTCCGCTCGTCGAGGAAGTCCTCTACCGCGCGGGCGTCATGGAGTGGGTCCTCAAGGGCCTGACCCGGCTCGGCATCCCCAGGGCCGCCCCCTGGATCGCGGCGCTCAGCACGTCGCTGTTCTTCGTCTGCCTTCATGAGACCGCCGACCCGCTCATGATCGGGATCCGTCTCGTCGGAGCGCTCATGCTCTCGTACGCCTACTACAAAGAAGGCCTCATGTCGTCGATCGTGATGCACGCCCTCCACAACGGCTTCCCCGGCGTGCAGGCCGTCCTCCGCGTCGGCGTAGGCCCCGACGCGAAGACCCTCTTCACCGTCGCCGCCGCGCTCGTCTACGCCGGTCTCGCCTGGCTGCTCGTGAAACTGCTGCGCAAAGGGCCCCAGGGAGCGGTCTCCAACCGCCGCTACCCCTGGCCCGAAGACGTGAAATAG
- the arcC gene encoding carbamate kinase, producing the protein MGKIAVVAIGGNSLITDKEHQTVPDQYQACVETCKHIAEMIRHDYDVVITHGNGPQVGFILRRSELASKELHMVPLDSCGADTQGAIGYHIQRALYNEFKRNGMKKQAATVVTQVLVDKADPAFKSPNKPIGSFMSKDEAEMRRAKDGWDVVEDAGRGWRRVVASPRPGRILELDAVRELLARGLVVVAVGGGGIPVVEGPNGDLVGAAAVIDKDFASSLLARQLKADLFVISTGVEKVCLDFGKPTQRTVDLMTLAEVRRYMKEGHFKPGSMLPKMQAIVEFLEGGGKRAIITNPENLEKAIAGGTGTHVVP; encoded by the coding sequence ATGGGAAAGATAGCTGTTGTGGCCATCGGCGGGAACTCGCTCATCACGGACAAGGAGCACCAGACGGTGCCCGACCAGTACCAGGCCTGCGTGGAGACCTGCAAGCACATCGCCGAGATGATCCGCCACGACTACGACGTGGTCATCACCCACGGCAACGGCCCGCAGGTCGGCTTCATCCTGCGCCGCTCCGAGCTCGCGAGCAAGGAGCTGCACATGGTGCCGCTCGACTCCTGCGGCGCCGACACCCAGGGCGCCATCGGCTACCACATCCAGCGCGCGCTCTACAACGAGTTCAAGCGCAACGGGATGAAGAAGCAGGCGGCCACCGTGGTGACCCAGGTCCTCGTCGACAAGGCCGACCCCGCCTTCAAGAGCCCCAACAAGCCCATCGGCTCGTTCATGTCCAAGGACGAGGCCGAGATGCGGCGCGCCAAGGACGGCTGGGACGTCGTCGAGGACGCGGGACGCGGCTGGCGACGCGTCGTCGCCTCCCCCCGCCCCGGGCGCATCCTCGAGCTCGACGCCGTTCGCGAACTGCTCGCCAGGGGCCTCGTCGTCGTGGCCGTGGGCGGAGGGGGCATCCCGGTCGTCGAGGGCCCGAACGGGGACCTCGTCGGCGCCGCGGCCGTCATCGACAAGGACTTCGCCTCGAGCCTCCTCGCCCGCCAGCTCAAGGCCGACCTCTTCGTCATCTCCACCGGCGTCGAGAAGGTCTGCCTCGACTTCGGGAAGCCGACCCAGCGAACGGTCGACCTCATGACCCTCGCGGAGGTCCGGCGCTACATGAAGGAAGGCCACTTCAAGCCCGGCAGCATGCTCCCCAAGATGCAGGCCATCGTCGAGTTCCTCGAGGGCGGAGGGAAGCGCGCCATCATCACGAACCCCGAGAACCTCGAGAAGGCGATCGCCGGAGGGACGGGGACCCACGTCGTGCCGTAG
- a CDS encoding M48 family metalloprotease: MKKSIAVVLITALLVGIQGPAVTSAAAQVVQSAASFASPVANVPAGLGSLPIGSGLQAGGPAAMGASLSLEKLPALTATPDVAARVQAAVQSFSPALPAAPEAPAPASAALTPAPRKSSGGSLGYRALRAYAERERAIKKSKKLNEDGDQKLIERVVAISDSLEARELGSNPSSEAMRTASDSAWDATAKAAASEAAQTPAEESSPAGSGLVAPAAQTGAEASADSRAPPRPHGKLRSMSAGLKGLLILGLRAVFSSKAAPEAAKPEVADARPSRILSAVSSVLDPLSGPVRVAVVATASVVLDFAARTLLPTVFGLAPVAGAWVVAGIGAVVAPLLIADRVRLGRQKDGALLPLKKYEDVLLGAFFGAAFVAALGALSAGLPLGALVFGAFGEAAGAFALAPFLGLLALMSALPILYSSGQMAYGLIHKVLVKPELPLPFLFKLLLFNIVLTPGQFFMYLLGPISLPFTAAFLGILPALMYFQSSKRLVAMSKRNASEEELAVEKQYAQQPWTRGLLGPDPEYGPEWNVGNGAFRPEAVEGAIRRAKVRSYAWLLAMFPILLALFGAFHMSFAPLAGMVPSILHQMKIAVPMFMASGFIAPLFMGAKHVKDGPVVDMVSDLAKRAGLPMPRVYAGKDEKKSPNAFASGALYHLSVVAVIGSIRKLLTDRELRGVLGHELSHVKFRHMLMFLAAIVLIQLMNFGEAATVFQMALSVWAPAVWLLSFLAVMRSNEYMADAGSARIVKDPRALATGLRKLVLMGALTNKVPGSAGSWFYRLFLTHPTSTDRVNALNGMMDPAPGQGS, encoded by the coding sequence ATGAAGAAGAGCATCGCCGTCGTCCTCATCACGGCTCTACTGGTCGGCATCCAAGGTCCGGCCGTCACGAGCGCCGCCGCGCAGGTCGTCCAGAGCGCGGCGTCCTTCGCCTCCCCCGTCGCGAACGTCCCGGCGGGTCTCGGTTCCCTCCCCATCGGCTCGGGACTCCAGGCCGGCGGCCCGGCCGCGATGGGCGCCTCCCTCTCCCTCGAGAAGCTTCCTGCGCTCACCGCGACCCCCGACGTCGCGGCCCGCGTCCAAGCCGCCGTCCAGAGCTTCTCCCCGGCCCTTCCGGCGGCTCCCGAGGCTCCGGCCCCGGCGTCCGCCGCCCTCACGCCCGCGCCGCGCAAGTCGAGCGGCGGCTCGCTCGGGTACCGGGCCCTGCGCGCCTACGCCGAGCGCGAACGCGCGATCAAGAAGTCCAAGAAGCTCAACGAGGACGGCGACCAGAAGCTCATCGAGCGGGTCGTCGCGATCTCGGACTCCCTGGAAGCCCGCGAACTCGGTTCGAACCCCTCTTCCGAAGCGATGCGCACGGCGTCGGACTCCGCCTGGGACGCGACGGCGAAGGCCGCCGCCTCGGAGGCGGCGCAGACGCCCGCCGAGGAGTCCTCACCCGCCGGCAGCGGCCTCGTCGCTCCCGCCGCTCAGACCGGCGCCGAGGCGAGCGCCGACTCCCGCGCCCCGCCGCGCCCGCACGGGAAGCTCCGCAGCATGAGCGCCGGCCTCAAGGGCCTCCTCATCCTGGGGCTGCGCGCGGTCTTCTCGAGCAAGGCCGCCCCCGAGGCGGCGAAGCCGGAGGTCGCCGACGCCCGGCCGTCCAGGATCCTCTCCGCCGTCTCCAGCGTCCTCGACCCGCTCTCCGGACCCGTGCGCGTCGCCGTCGTCGCGACGGCGAGCGTCGTGCTCGACTTCGCCGCCCGCACGCTCCTCCCGACCGTCTTCGGCCTCGCCCCCGTGGCGGGGGCCTGGGTCGTCGCGGGCATCGGCGCGGTGGTCGCGCCGCTCCTCATCGCCGACCGGGTCCGCCTCGGGCGGCAGAAGGACGGAGCCCTGCTTCCGCTCAAGAAGTACGAGGACGTCCTCCTCGGGGCGTTCTTCGGCGCGGCCTTCGTCGCCGCGCTCGGGGCCCTGAGCGCGGGACTTCCGCTCGGCGCCCTCGTCTTCGGCGCGTTCGGCGAGGCCGCGGGCGCGTTCGCCCTCGCGCCGTTCCTCGGCCTCCTGGCGCTCATGTCCGCGCTCCCCATCCTCTATTCCAGCGGGCAGATGGCCTACGGGCTCATCCACAAGGTCCTCGTGAAGCCGGAGCTGCCCTTGCCGTTCCTCTTCAAGCTCCTCCTCTTCAACATCGTGCTGACGCCCGGGCAGTTCTTCATGTATCTCCTCGGACCGATCTCTCTGCCCTTCACGGCCGCGTTCCTGGGGATCCTCCCCGCCCTCATGTACTTCCAGAGCAGCAAGCGCCTCGTCGCCATGAGCAAGCGCAACGCCTCGGAGGAGGAGCTCGCCGTCGAGAAGCAGTACGCCCAGCAGCCCTGGACCCGCGGCCTCCTCGGACCGGATCCCGAGTACGGCCCGGAGTGGAACGTCGGCAACGGCGCATTCCGGCCGGAGGCCGTCGAGGGGGCGATCCGCCGGGCCAAGGTCCGCTCGTACGCCTGGCTCCTGGCCATGTTCCCCATCCTGCTCGCCCTCTTCGGAGCCTTTCACATGTCCTTCGCGCCGCTCGCGGGGATGGTCCCGAGCATCCTCCATCAGATGAAGATCGCCGTGCCGATGTTCATGGCCTCGGGCTTCATCGCCCCGCTCTTCATGGGGGCCAAGCACGTGAAGGACGGCCCCGTCGTGGACATGGTCTCGGACCTGGCGAAGCGGGCCGGCCTGCCCATGCCCAGGGTCTACGCGGGCAAGGACGAGAAGAAGTCGCCCAACGCCTTCGCGTCGGGCGCCCTCTACCACCTCTCGGTGGTCGCGGTCATCGGCTCCATCCGGAAGCTCCTCACCGACCGCGAGCTGCGCGGCGTGCTGGGCCATGAGCTGAGCCACGTGAAGTTCCGCCACATGCTCATGTTCCTCGCGGCCATCGTCCTCATCCAGCTCATGAACTTCGGCGAGGCCGCGACGGTCTTCCAGATGGCGCTGTCCGTCTGGGCGCCCGCGGTCTGGCTGCTGAGCTTCCTCGCGGTCATGCGCTCCAACGAGTACATGGCCGACGCGGGCTCGGCGAGGATCGTGAAGGACCCGCGCGCGCTGGCCACGGGCCTGCGCAAGCTGGTGCTCATGGGCGCTCTCACGAACAAGGTCCCGGGCAGCGCGGGCTCATGGTTCTACCGCCTGTTCCTCACCCACCCGACGTCGACCGACCGCGTGAACGCCCTCAACGGCATGATGGACCCGGCCCCCGGGCAGGGAAGCTGA